The region TTTGCTCTTAATCCAACTCTATGACCAATATTACCAAATCCAATAATACCTAGTTTTTTACCATATAGTTCATTACCATACCAGTCTTCTCTTTTCCAGATTCTATCATTTTTAAGTTGGTTATGAGCATAAGGAAATTTTCTCATACAAGAGAGCATGTGAGCCATAGTTAATTCAACAGCTGCAATAGTATTTGCAGTTGGAACATTCATAGCAATTATACCTCTTTTACTACAACCTTCCATATCAACATTATCATAACCAACACCAGCTCTGATAATTGCTTTTAGATTTGTTGCAGCAGTTAAAAACTTCTCATCTACATCTGTTGAAGATCTAGTAATAGCAACATCAGCATCTTTAATAACATCTAATAAAGCTACTTTATCGATGTCAGCTGCATATACATAGTTTACATCTTCAGTATTTTGTAAAATATTTAATCCATCTTCATGAATGTGGTCACAAACAACAATTGTATGTTTACTCATTTTTTCTTAATCCTTAAAATTATTTCATTTGGTCTTTTAAAAGATCACCTAAAGTCATTGAAGTGTCATCATTAACAGCTTTTAAAACTTCTCTTTCTTGTTGTTGCTCTAATCTTTTTACTGATAATCTAACTCTATTCTTTTTAGTATCAATATTGATAACTACAGCTTCAAGCTCATCTCCAATATTTACCTCTTCAGCATTTAATGGACCAAAGTCTTCATTTCTAATTAAACCATCTAAATTGTCATCTAATTTGATGAAGATTCCGAAATCTTTTTTATCTTTAACAGGTCCTTTTACAATGTCACCCATTTTGTGTTCATTTTGGAAACTTTTTGCTGGAGAGTCAGAAATCTCTTTAACTGATAAAGAGATATTTTCTTTTTCTCTATCAATTTTAATAATTTTAACTTCAACTTCATCACCTTTTTTATAAAGTGATTTACATTTTGCATTTGATTCCCATGAAGCTTCTTCATTGTGTAATAAACCATCAACATCACCAATTGTTACGAATGCACCAAAATCTGTAAGTGTTGCAACTTTTCCTTTAACAACATCACCAACTTTGTTTTCTTTCATAAATTTAGCAAATGGCTTTTCTTGTAAGTTTTTAAGAGATACTCTTAATCTTTTTTTGTTTATATCTAATTCAATAACTTCAACATTAATCTCTTCACCTAATGTTAATAAATCTTTTGGATTTTTAAGATTTTTATTCCATGAAATTTCAGAGATATGTAATAAACCTTCAATATCATTTCCTAAATCAACAAATGCACCATAAGATTCAAAGTTAGAAACAGTTACAGTGATTGTATCTCCAACTTCTAATTCATCTTTAATCTCTTCCCATGGATTAGCAAGAGCAGCTTTAATTGATAAAGATAAGTGTTGTTTAGTTTTGTCGTAAGATAATACTACAACAGAAACTTCATCACCTTCATTATAGTAGTTCGCAGGGTTAACTGGCCCTTTGTAAGAGATTTCATTGTAGTTTACTAAACCATCAATTCCACCTAAATCAATAAACATACCATAAGATGTGATTTTTTTAACGATACCATTTACTGGCTCATTTTTTTCTAAGATTTCATTTACTTTTGAATCTTTTTGTAATTTAGATTCTTCAATAAGTTTTTTTCTTGAAACTATGATTGAGTTTTGTGCAGAGTTTACTTTTAAAACTTTTGCTTTTACTTTTTTACCAACAGCGCCATGAGATTTTAAGTAAGATTGAGCCATAGGCATAAAATATTCTAATCCACTATCATCTTCAATAATAAAACCACCTCTGTTTTTTACAGAAATAATTTTACCTTCAATTGTAATGTCTTCAACATTCTCACCGTGCTCTTTTACAAATGCATCAAATTTTTCTTTTTGAAGTACTTTTTTGTAAGAGATAGAAGGTCTTTCACCTTTGTTACCCATTAGCATAACAGGGATTGTATCTCCTGCTTTGAATTGAACTTCACCACCGATTGTTATTTCAGAGATGTTAAGTTTTCCTTCAATCTTTTGACCAACGTCAACAAGTACACTATCACCAGTAATTTCTACAATTACACCATCAACTACAGAGTTATTTTCAGCATTCTCAAAAGACTCTTCTAGCATTTGAGCAAAATCAAAGTCTTCACCTAGTTCTATATCATCGATACCCATTTTATTCCTTCGTATTAACCGTTTTTTTATTAAATGGTGATGATTATATCGAAAGTTTACTTAAAGTAGAAAGTTTATAATTCTTCTATACTTTCTACTACTTGTTGAATAATCCAATCAGGAGTTGATGCACCGGCTGTTATACCGCATAGTTTCTTGTTTTCAAACCATTTAGATTCTATCTCTTTAACATTTTCAATTAAATAAGAATTTTCACAATTTTCAAGACAAATTGAATGAAGTTGTTTTGTATTTGAAGAGTTTTTTCCACCAATTACAACCATAACATCAACCTCTTTTGATAGTTCTCTAGCGGCATCTTGATTCTCAAATGTGGCATCACAAATTGTATTAAATACTCTTACTTCTTTATTTTTTAAAATAAGTTCATTTACAATCTCTAAGTAAATCTCTTTTTTTCTTGTTGTTTGAGCAACTGTAGCAATTTTGTCATATTTAAATTTTATATCTTTTAGTTCCTCTTTTGTTAAAACCACATGAACATCACCTTCATCTTTTCCATAAGATTTTACACCTTTTACTTCAGGGTGATTTTCATCTCCAAAGATAAGAATTGAGTAGTTTTCTTCAGACATTTTTTTAACATTTTGTTGAGGAGTTGTAACAAAAGGACAAGTTGCATTTATAACTTTTTCACTTCTTTTTTTCAATTCTTTTAAGTCATTTTTTGGAATACCATGGGTTCTAATAATAACTGTATCATTAGGTTTTACATCAGAAAGATTTTCATATAAACCTACATTATAGTCATTTTTTAATCTATCTATTTCATTTTGATTATGAATTAATGGTCCCATAGTTGCAGAGTTTTCATAACCTTCTGCAATTTTAATTGCTCTTTTTACTCCAAAGCAAAAGCCATAGCTAGAAGCTAATTTTACTTTCATTCTTTATCCTTAAGTAGTCCCAATTTATTGGGTATATATATTTTTACTTTTTTAAAAATCTGATTTTATTTAAAGAAGTAAATTTAAAAATAAATAATATAGATTACTTTTAATTTCTAAGTGAGTCTAGAATCTCTTTGAAATTTGGAAATGAAGTTAGAATACAATCTACATCTTCAATATCCATTCCACAAATTAATCCAGCAATAGAAAAACTCATTGCGATTCTATGATCTCCATGTGAATTTATACTTGCTTTATTTAAACTTCCACCTGTTATCTCATAACCATCTTCAAATTCTGTATATTCTACACCACATTTTTCTAAGTTAGATACAACAGACTTAATTCTATCTGATTCTTTTACTCTTAATTCAGCTGCATTTTTAACTAATGATTTTCCCTTAGCTAAACTCATTGCAATAGATAAAGCTGGTAATTCATCAATTAGCCAAGAGATATGCTCTTCAACAACAACACCATTTAATTCTTTATGTTTAACTTCAATATCTCCAATAGGTTCATAAATATTCTCTTTTTCAATAAAGTTAATCTCTACACCCATTTTTTCTAAGATTTTATATGCTCCAATTCTTGTAGGATTTAAACTTACATTTTTTAGTAAAACTCTACTATTAGGTGTAATTGCAGCTGCAACTGCAAAGAAAAAGGCAGAACTAGGATCAGTCGGTATTGTTATATTTAGAGGTTTTAAATGACCTTCTAGAGGATGAATATTTATAAACCCTTCATCATCAGTTTCTATTTTTGCACCCATACCTTTTAACATTCGCTCCGTATGGTCACGTGTAAGTTCATTTTCTTTATATTTTGATACTCCAGTTGCTCTAAGTGCTGCTAAAATCATAGCTGATTTAACTTGTGCAGAATCTACAGGAGAAGTGTATACAAAAGGTTTAAGCTCTTTAACACCTCTTATAAAAAGTGGAGCTTTATTTCCATTATCTCGCCCATCGATATTTGCACCAATACTTCTTAAAGGGTCAGCAACTCTTTTCATAGGTCTTTCTCTTAAGTATTTATCACCTGTTAGAGTAAATGCTCCATCAATAGAAGCTAAAAGACCACAAAATAGTCTCATTCCAGTTCCTGCATTCCCACAGTCTAAAACATCTTTTGGCTCTTTTAAT is a window of Halarcobacter sp. DNA encoding:
- a CDS encoding 4-hydroxy-3-methylbut-2-enyl diphosphate reductase, which codes for MKVKLASSYGFCFGVKRAIKIAEGYENSATMGPLIHNQNEIDRLKNDYNVGLYENLSDVKPNDTVIIRTHGIPKNDLKELKKRSEKVINATCPFVTTPQQNVKKMSEENYSILIFGDENHPEVKGVKSYGKDEGDVHVVLTKEELKDIKFKYDKIATVAQTTRKKEIYLEIVNELILKNKEVRVFNTICDATFENQDAARELSKEVDVMVVIGGKNSSNTKQLHSICLENCENSYLIENVKEIESKWFENKKLCGITAGASTPDWIIQQVVESIEEL
- the aroA gene encoding 3-phosphoshikimate 1-carboxyvinyltransferase; translated protein: MENFNIEKLTKPFDIEIDSIASDKSISHRCAMFSIFSDETSHINNFLTAEDTLNSLSIVEQLGAKVVRDGKYVEITPTKELKEPKDVLDCGNAGTGMRLFCGLLASIDGAFTLTGDKYLRERPMKRVADPLRSIGANIDGRDNGNKAPLFIRGVKELKPFVYTSPVDSAQVKSAMILAALRATGVSKYKENELTRDHTERMLKGMGAKIETDDEGFINIHPLEGHLKPLNITIPTDPSSAFFFAVAAAITPNSRVLLKNVSLNPTRIGAYKILEKMGVEINFIEKENIYEPIGDIEVKHKELNGVVVEEHISWLIDELPALSIAMSLAKGKSLVKNAAELRVKESDRIKSVVSNLEKCGVEYTEFEDGYEITGGSLNKASINSHGDHRIAMSFSIAGLICGMDIEDVDCILTSFPNFKEILDSLRN
- a CDS encoding 30S ribosomal protein S1, producing MGIDDIELGEDFDFAQMLEESFENAENNSVVDGVIVEITGDSVLVDVGQKIEGKLNISEITIGGEVQFKAGDTIPVMLMGNKGERPSISYKKVLQKEKFDAFVKEHGENVEDITIEGKIISVKNRGGFIIEDDSGLEYFMPMAQSYLKSHGAVGKKVKAKVLKVNSAQNSIIVSRKKLIEESKLQKDSKVNEILEKNEPVNGIVKKITSYGMFIDLGGIDGLVNYNEISYKGPVNPANYYNEGDEVSVVVLSYDKTKQHLSLSIKAALANPWEEIKDELEVGDTITVTVSNFESYGAFVDLGNDIEGLLHISEISWNKNLKNPKDLLTLGEEINVEVIELDINKKRLRVSLKNLQEKPFAKFMKENKVGDVVKGKVATLTDFGAFVTIGDVDGLLHNEEASWESNAKCKSLYKKGDEVEVKIIKIDREKENISLSVKEISDSPAKSFQNEHKMGDIVKGPVKDKKDFGIFIKLDDNLDGLIRNEDFGPLNAEEVNIGDELEAVVINIDTKKNRVRLSVKRLEQQQEREVLKAVNDDTSMTLGDLLKDQMK